The Solea senegalensis isolate Sse05_10M linkage group LG12, IFAPA_SoseM_1, whole genome shotgun sequence DNA segment ATGGTGGTGTCATGGAGTCTCACTGACCTTTGACAAAGGTAGATCCCGTGTCTGTGTCAGAGATTCGTCAGTGAGAGCAGAGGAAGTGATGTCAGAGAGTTCCCAGCATTCCCACGAGAACTCCGTCCAATGTTTATCACTTAACTGCTGCCACATCCACAACAACCGTGAGAGGGTTGTACTCCAGTGATTTAAGTTTACAAAAGTCTTCTTTTACATGAAGGGAACATTTTATTCTAATGAAGGAAAAaacttgtgttttaatatttataattaatGGAAACATTGCTATTTGATAATGTGAGGTAGTGGGAGCACCCATGTTTGTGACCTGgtcatgttctccttgtgtttgtgtgggtttgcTCTGTGTTTCATGTCAGCTGCTTTGGCTCCAGCCGACCCTGCGACCCCTgtgacccctgtgaccctcaaatGGATGAATGATATTTTCTAATCAGGgctgaagtgtttttttctgctgaatCAAACGAGCATCTGTTGGGACCACGAGCTTCAAACTCCCTAATGAGCCAAACAGTGAAGTTTACAGTCTGATCGTCAAGGTCCAGCTGTTACTATAGGAATTATGGGATGCAAGTCATAAAGAACAAAACACCACGGCTGTCTTTAGATGAGGGTTTTGAACTCTTCATCATCAGTTACAACCTCtaaccacactcacacacatatggcAGAATATTCACTCGATCTGAATGACATTACTCTTAAAGGgtcagtgcagtgtttttgagAAACATTATATTATGCAGAGCTATTGTGTTACAGTCCGCTGACGAGAGACCAggacacaacagcaacagcagagacACTGTTAACACTGTCCCAGTGAAACCATCACACTTTCTCACCATGTTCCTGTGTCATGATGCAGCAGCTTCACTGTGACTGTCAATGTCAACCACTGGAAGCTTTGCCTTCTTTTACAACATCACTCCAGTGTGTACACTGTGTtccagtgtctctctctctctctctctctctcatcgtGATAGTATCTTCACCCTCAGCAGCATCACAGGGAGGTgacgatgctgctgctgctgctgctgctgctgctgctgctgctgctgctgctgctgctgctgctgctgctgagtcatcgctctgctgctgtaaactGTGTAAAGGACACACCTCCTCGTTCTAAGGGGAGTGGCTCCCGCTCGGGTAGAACCTGTCAGTCCCTTGTTGTTATTTATAGGATGACGCTGAGAGGGCGACACCAAAGCCAGTGATCGTTTACTGTATTCAGTATGAAACATAATGAGCAGCCCAAGAAAAGGAATTTGGCTGGTAATCGTAATGTTGCTGGTTCCACTCCCGGCCTGACCTGGTATCCCTGAGCAAGGTGCCCTATCCCCATTGCTCGTCATTAGTTGAACACTCTAAATGGACTGACACATCCAGCGTGCTCCTACTGTCCCAGGCCTGGATAGAATGGCACTATTATCTTATGTTCATGTACTGTTTACACACTGCTTatttctatataaataaaataataaaaagtcagGTGTAGTTTTGTGACAGAATGAATCCACTTGTGTTCTGTGTGATGAACATTCCTCTCACTAACACACGGTTCTGAAGGTTCTGCTCATAGTTAGATAAGAGGAGACAAACTTTCAACTGCACTCAtttggtttgtgcacaaaaacaacatcatttccgggtttggtaacattttgaaaacaagtgCTTTATTTATGGTGAACATCAGATCAAAGActgcatgtgacacacacacgcacacacacacacattacagaaAAATCAGATCGTCCAAACGTTACAGTCACCAGAGACAGAATCTGATCTGGGTTTTCTATGTTTGATGTGAGGAATTCAAAGAGGGTCACGTCTGATTCTtctgttttacagttttaccaCATTTGACTTGAATGTCTAAATCCTAGGAGTTGAAGAGctcctgtttttcctcctgtgttctgagtgagtgagtgagtgagtgagtgagtgagctaTCTCAACAAGATGAAATGTTGTCCAACATGCAGCAGCTCCCTTCACACTGTGATGATTCAGCACATTTACTCTGAATATTATTCAACATGCAGATTTCCATCTGCTgtcacaatcacacaaacatgcagcagAGGTTTAAAGCTGATGTGTAACTGCATCAACAACACCACGTTCAAATGAAATCATCTTTGTTTTCAAGACATTCAATTACAGCTAACGCACAATTAGAAAAGTAGTGACACAgtaacatcatcatcagctctgggaagcgctcactcactcactcactcactaacgATCGtggaatatttatattatatatttatatgtataggTACTTAAATAGTCAcagctagtgtgtgtgtgtgtgtgtgtgtgtgtgagggtgttgTTGGACACTGATAAGACAGTGGGAGGACGACACTGATAAGCTGTAAATGCGTGagctccctgtgtgtgtgtgtgtgtgtgtgagattataTTTACTCACGTATAAATACACTTCTGCATAGTTTGTATTTCACTTCTTTCATTCATAAACCAGTGAGGAGGTTCTCTGTCTCCTTCGTCTCCTTCGACTCTTTCGACTCCTTTGTTTCCTTCATTCTCTGGATATGAGGCGGGGCTAaggtggggggggcggggtcacGCTGCTTCTTATCCAACAAACACATTAGTACATTGTGTGTAAAggttttttgtctgtgtttttgttggcaCACTTTAGACTGAGCGTGTTGGACAGACGGCtgcactgacagacagacgatGGTAAGACTCTTCATTTGTCTGTGAtcaggagagagagacgtggTCACATGGTCACGATCAGTCTTTAAATGaagtatatactgtgtgtactCACTTACATGAAGGATGTTATAGAACCTAATGAGGAAGCAATGAAATCTATATGAaaccataaatatgtttttaaacctgtttgttttctttctttcatgtttgtttgtttgtttgtttgtttgtttgtggttgaCATTCCATTTATCATGTATGTTGTTCGgtagatgtgtttttgttgtattgtatAGAGTTAGAAAAGAAGGACGTCGGGGGAATCATTAATGTGAATATTAGACCTCGTGTGCtgaaacagtgacatcatcacagattTAATGTTTACACCTGAATCTGCACATTACATAAAAAACATTGGGACTTAAACTTTATATAAACAATAGAAACACAGTTTATATTGAAGctctttttttatgaaaaagaCAAAGGAGGAGTTATGATTCAGAAGTGCAttaacagtgtttctgttcccacaaataaacatttaacacaacATTACACAACACATGAGCACGGGTTGATTATCTTCCCTTGACCTCACAGTGACGTCTGAATCATCACTAACTCGATGAATGACTTTTTCTGAGTTTGAATAGAATGAAAACTCTGCACTGAGGTTTGAgtcctttgctaaatgtcaaTATTATGTATTTTAGTTTAAGTGATGTGTTTCATCAGTGATGgaacacagagcagagacatGTGAACAAACCCACAGAGATCAGGTGACATCTCCTCTTGTCTCTTTTCAGTTTTACAGATTCATTCTTGACGACGACCAGTTTACAGTAAAAAGACAACAGAAGATGATTTGAACCAAATAGAATCAGGTACATAatattgtctttaaaatgtatggAAAATGACCAGTGACTGATAATAACAAGCTGCATGAGTATGagtttaaatatgttgttcatttcacagaagagacaaaaaagtaTAGATCTGTGTGTTATAGACACAAGCACGACCGATGATCCAACATCTATACTTTCGTCTTGAATCCTCTGTGAATCCTCCATCACAGTCCTCACAAAGtgcactattattattattgttgttattattattattattattattattataataatatccAGTTATAGTTTCAGCATCTAAATACCTGACAGACAGTTGGAGCAGCTGTTGTTGTCACTAATATTTAACGTGTTAACACTTTTCATTTAATCTCTGATTAGATCCAGATTATGACTGAATTAGAAGCCACGGGCGTGGGGGAGCATCCCCCTCCCTACATAATCTTTGTggtggtcttcctcttcttcatcactgGCCTGATGGGCTTCCTCATCTGCCACTTGCTGAAGATGAAGGGATACAGATGCAGAGCTGGAGACATGGAtgctgatgaagaggaggaggaggaagagaaactTGGAGGCATTGCAGATGGTGAGAACCTTAGATTAGCCACATTTATagatgtgtgtttacactgatcACATTTTTGATCTTTAAAAacacgtcttcttcttcttcttcatcttcttcttcttcttcttcttcttctgtgtttcagAGGAACATGAGGATAACCAGGACACCGTGGACCAAATCCTCAAGTGCATCATGGAGAATGAAGGTGACTCAGTTgctgaaatgtttatttttggatgcacttcttcttcacttcttcACGTTTGTCATTGCTGGTTAGAAACAGATGTGAGATTAGATTATATTCTTATTCCATCCAAATTACACGGCTCTGCTTGTCTCCAGCTAACATGGAAGCCTTCAACGAGATGTTGGGAAACcacaacgtgtgtgtgcgtcacgACCCCAGGtaaactactgtgtgtgtgtgtgtgtgtgtgtgtgtgtgtgtgtgtgtgtgtgtgtgtgtgtgtgtgtgtgtgtgtgtgtgtgtgtgtgtgtgtgtgtgtgtgtgtgtgtgtgtgtgtgtgtgtaaactgacGCCCACATATGAAACTTGACTTTCAAACgtccatgatgatgatgatgatgatgatgatgacgttgaTTTCCAGGCTGCGTCAGGAGTCTCTGGGGGGCGTTCCCCCTCATCACCACACAGTTCACTCAGGCACAGAACACAACTCGTGCCACCTGTGTGCTCAGGGCCGGTCTAAGAAGGGTCGCAGACCGAGCAGAACCCCGCGCTTCAAACAGCGGCCTGGAGAACAGACGGTCTTCTCTGTCGGCAGGTAACACGTGTGCAACAGCACGAGCTCACATGTGAAGACGACTGTAAACCGTGTGTCGCTCTCCTCGCAGGTTTCGCGTCACACACACGGATAAGAAGCTCCATGGAAGTCCCGGTCAAATGGTCAGTTCAGGAGACAATctggaccaatcacaggacagcgAGGAGCAGAAGGGCGGCGGCTACAACCTGAGGAGCATGTTCAAAGACACCCGACCTGCCTCAGACACCGCCAATGGGGCGGTGCCAAATGtgggaaagaggaggaagagtgtgACCTTATTTGGGCTGAGGCAAGGCAGTGACCCTGTCGCCATTAAAGTCATGGACACTGGAGCTATGAAACTCGCTGTCCAGAAGCAACCTgtggtgcaggaggaggaggtgcaggaggaggaggtgcaggaggagaACACTGTGATATCTACTGATAAACCTGGTTTTAAACCTGAGAAACCAAAACATCTCATCCCAGGGTCCGTTAATCCTCGCTCTTcccaagaaaagaaagaatccCAGGACGTTAGCTCTGGTCCTGAACCGGGCGTAGACCTCACCACCGGCTCTTCTTCTGCCCCGAGATCGCTTTTCATTTCATCTCCCACGAAGAAAGTGGGACATGATGCAGAGAAGGTCTCTCCTGATCCTGGACCTCTGCAGACATCCACACCCATCGTTGCCATGACGGGATCCATCCCAGGTTTCACCCTGGTCCACCCCAGCAGTCAGTCTGAGTCCAGTTCTTGCACAGTGTTTCCAGTCACTCAGACTCCTCCTGACCCAGACTGCAGCCCAGACCTCGACCGGGGCTTTGGTGCCAGCCTTGCTTTGATAAGTTTAGGCTCCTCCCCTCAGTCTTCTTTCCCGATCAAAACcccatcatcttcctctttgttAAAAACTCCCTCCTCATCCCAGGCTGAGTTTTCCCCGCTCCACACTCCAAGCCCCAAACTATCATTTAGTCAAACTGTGTTTAATCAAACTTTATGTCAGACTCCAGTAGAGGGCGCTCTGTCACACAGTCTGCACAGTAACCCTAAACCTGACAACATCCCAGACCAAAGAGCTTCACCTGCTCTGACTGTGAGGTCCGGGAGCAAAGACGACGCGGCCTCCGCTCCGCGAGCGTCAGCTCCACGTTCACCAGTGGGCGGAGCTTTGATAGCTTCTGTTCTGTCCTCTCCCTCTGACGGACAGAGCAGTTTGTGTCTGTCCTCCTGCAGCccaggctcctcctccagcagagtAAGTCATGTGGCCATCATCAAAGCCAGTCCTGACAGCAAGAGAGAGTTCTCTGTTGTCACCAtgctggaggaagaagaggaagaggaagaggaagaagaagaagaagaagaagaagaagaagaagaagaagaagaagaagaagaagcctcgACATCAGTCAAAGACCAAACAGCAGAAACTCATGAAGTTGACAAGGTGAACGTTGATCCAGCAGCTGGAGACATGAGCCAAGAGAAAGACGACATGGTGGAGATGGAGGATATTAGAGACTGTAAGGTGatgcaggaggaagaggaggaggaggaggaggaggaggacacaacACACCCTGGACTGAGAGGTGAAGACTCCAGAACCATCATGTGATCATACAGacagaaatgtattataatgAAGTAATGATGATTTAACCACAGCAATGATTAAtaatcacagtttaaagttaggaaatgtaaaaacagaaactttattaataataataataataataataataataacaataataacatgttaGGAGCAGCAAAAGCAAAGTGTAAAAACCCGTTTGCTTTTTTACTGTGGATCAGCTGATGATTGACAGACGTCTGCTTCCTGCCGCGCGTCACATGACGAAACTTTAACACTTTCACTATGAAatggaaacaaagtgaaaaagtgATGGTTCAGGATTGTCGAGCTGGGATTTCATTCAAAAACTTCACAGCTTCCTGTTGACATAGATTTAATCAGGTGACTGCCGCTTAACCCCGCCCCCAAAAACCATATATTCATTAGGTCTGAGACTTGAGTCTCTGCTGAGAGCGATATATTATTCTGACTCAGcgtttatgaacgtatgaatcCGTTAACGACAcgtttgtgctgagtcatgattctccaactgtgtaacaagtgattattgttgaaataaacaaacacaacatgattGTTATTTACACTCGTACAGTCTGAGTTTTATCTGTCtcatactgattcccatcccatAATATTGACCTCATAGATTTGCCTTTCAGACTCTTTGACATGTCTGAACTTTGACCTCGGGAGTCACTTGTCTTCCTTCCACACACCAAACAGCACAGTAAGAATATTAAACGTGTCACAATGGTAGTGATTTTATGGTTATTACAATTCcacagggccacacggtggtgtagtggttagcactctcgcacacacacacccctgtgtgtgcgtgggttctctccgggttctccggcttcctcccacagtccaaaaacatgcaatgtggggattaggtaaattggacactctaaattgagtgtgagagtgaatggttgtttgtctctatctttgtgtgtggccctgcgatggac contains these protein-coding regions:
- the rell2 gene encoding RELT-like protein 2, with the translated sequence MTELEATGVGEHPPPYIIFVVVFLFFITGLMGFLICHLLKMKGYRCRAGDMDADEEEEEEEKLGGIADEEHEDNQDTVDQILKCIMENEANMEAFNEMLGNHNVCVRHDPRLRQESLGGVPPHHHTVHSGTEHNSCHLCAQGRSKKGRRPSRTPRFKQRPGEQTVFSVGRFRVTHTDKKLHGSPGQMVSSGDNLDQSQDSEEQKGGGYNLRSMFKDTRPASDTANGAVPNVGKRRKSVTLFGLRQGSDPVAIKVMDTGAMKLAVQKQPVVQEEEVQEEEVQEENTVISTDKPGFKPEKPKHLIPGSVNPRSSQEKKESQDVSSGPEPGVDLTTGSSSAPRSLFISSPTKKVGHDAEKVSPDPGPLQTSTPIVAMTGSIPGFTLVHPSSQSESSSCTVFPVTQTPPDPDCSPDLDRGFGASLALISLGSSPQSSFPIKTPSSSSLLKTPSSSQAEFSPLHTPSPKLSFSQTVFNQTLCQTPVEGALSHSLHSNPKPDNIPDQRASPALTVRSGSKDDAASAPRASAPRSPVGGALIASVLSSPSDGQSSLCLSSCSPGSSSSRVSHVAIIKASPDSKREFSVVTMLEEEEEEEEEEEEEEEEEEEEEEEEEEASTSVKDQTAETHEVDKVNVDPAAGDMSQEKDDMVEMEDIRDCKVMQEEEEEEEEEEDTTHPGLRGEDSRTIM